A part of Entelurus aequoreus isolate RoL-2023_Sb linkage group LG03, RoL_Eaeq_v1.1, whole genome shotgun sequence genomic DNA contains:
- the LOC133647038 gene encoding uncharacterized protein LOC133647038 isoform X1, whose protein sequence is MNQPPSLSRDPQLDVCLPSCESHGLRLKQCGWHWGPGGSNVLPKDTTAVTRMGEAGIEPGTLKLHQPSPEEKKDAPGERHDDQAEDEDGHAHEYNTAESTHQCRTLYTAKCMSARTCPSHHARDDSWEEIQSIRTIRAENEVEANKLVNNYRFGFRKWKSHVTERPFKDRSEVVKELYSELNVVKPLTGPGDLITCGNVVYVVLFGWWVSLAYLLVGLLMFLTVIGAPYGKLCWKLSCYFLWPFGKLVHEMGNAFRRCCEQMPDCECTGEWVEDNSPVLLPSPAESPDPEASEQPAHSYYWCRFSTYVWLLLGYPPLVVIHSLVCLLSWVLVFTIPVAKMNARTLGIILLLPPEEVSVCTSSQRKHQGYKGRTLLCCYHAANWYYYKYTVDGINVFAVNLLPLVIFALIIGYIDRENRYASSQVKFAVALGSIIPLSYYIGMGIASISAQSNFAVGAVVNATFGSITELTFYITALVRGHRKANPCLQEVVKAALTGTLLGCILFIPGICMIIGGLRHREQRFNSRCTGVSSALLFISVGGVFAPTLFSKAYGNLVCEACTSGSNSSGPLVCHNCHYDVSNGTLFHNHVEPLVYSVSVLLPVAYIIGLIFTLKTHSHIYDIHVPGQGSGHDGAVVHWSRWRSLLILIMATALTSACTDLATEHIQPILNQPNVSQYFIGVTLLAMVPEIPEIVNGIQFALHNNISLSLEVGSCIAVQVCMLQIPILVLFNTFYDVGFVLLFSDLHLWTSIFSVILVNYIFMDGKSDYFQGTALVIVYLILLALYYFAPSPAGC, encoded by the exons ACGCTCCAGGAGAGCGACATGACGACCAGGCGGAGGACGAGGATGGACACGCCCACGAGTACAACACAGCAGAGTCCACACACCAGTGTCGCACCCTGTACACCGCCAAATGTATGTCTGCACGTACCT GTCCAAGCCACCACGCTCGTGACGACAGCTGGGAGGAGATCCAAAGCATAAGAACCATCAGAGCGGAGAACGAAGTGGAAGCCAACAAGCTGGTCAACAACTACAGG TTTGGCTTCAGAAAATGGAAGAGCCACGTGACGGAGCGTCCTTTTAAAGACCGGTCAGAGGTCGTGAAGGAGCTTTACTCGGAGCTAAACGTGGTCAAGCCTCTCACTGGTCCAG GTGATCTCATCACTTGTGGAAATGTAGTGTATGTTGTTCTTTTTGGTTGGTGGGTGTCCCTGGCGTACCTCCTGGTGGGCCTACTCATGTTCCTCACCGTCatcggtgcaccctatg GAAAGCTGTGCTGGAAGTTGTCCTGCTACTTTCTATGGCCGTTTGGCAAGCTGGTTCACGAG ATGGGAAATGCCTTCCGGAGATGTTGTGAGCAAATGCCTGACTGTGAGTGCACCGGGGAGTGGGTGGAGGACAACTCGCCGGTTCTGCTGCCTTCACCGGCGGAGAGTCCAGATCCGGAGGCCTCGGAGCAACCAGCGCACTCGTACTACTGG TGCCGGTTCTCCACGTATGTGTGGCTGCTGCTGGGATACCCTCCTCTGGTGGTCATCCATTCACTGGTCTGCCTCTTGTCCTGGGTTCTGGTCTTCACCATCCCTGTAGCCAAGATGAACGCACGCACTCTGGGCATCATCCTGCTCTTGCCTCCTGAGGAAGTGTCTGTGTGCACCAGCTCACAGCGGAAG CATCAAGGCTACAAGGGCAGGACACTGCTGTGCTGTTACCATGCAGCAAACTGGTACTACTACAAGTATACTGTGGATGGCATCAATGTATTTGCTGTCA ATCTCCTCCCTCTTGTGATATTCGCCCTGATAATCGGCTACATTGACAGGGAAAACCGGTACGCCAGCTCCCAGGTGAAGTTCGCCGTAGCGCTAGGTTCCATCATACCGCTGTCGTACTACATCGGCATGGGCATCGCCAG CATCTCGGCCCAGAGTAACTTTGCCGTGGGCGCAGTCGTCAACGCCACGTTTGGCTCCATCACCGAGTTGACCTTTTACATCACGGCTCTCGTCAGGGGTCACCGCAAAGCCAACCCGTGCCTGCAGGAGGTGGTGAAGGCGGCGCTGACTGGCACGTTGCTCGGGTGCATCCTCTTCATCCCG GGCATCTGCATGATCATCGGAGGACTGAGGCATCGAGAGCAGCGGTTTAACAGTCGCTGCACAGGCGTGAGCTCCGCCCTGCTCTTCATCTCTGTAGGAG GCGTGTTCGCCCCCACGCTGTTCTCCAAGGCGTACGGCAACCTGGTGTGTGAGGCGTGCACGTCCGGGAGCAACAGCAGCGGCCCGCTGGTTTGCCACAACTGTCACTACGATGTG AGCAATGGCACGCTGTTCCACAACCATGTGGA GCCTCTGGTCTACTCCGTGTCGGTCCTCCTGCCCGTGGCCTACATCATCGGCCTCATCTTCACCCTGAAGACACACTCCCACATTTATGACATCCATGTACCGGGACAAG GTAGCGGCCATGACGGCGCGGTGGTCCACTGGTCCCGCTGGAGGTCCCTGCTCATCCTCATCATGGCCACCGCGCTCACGTCCGCCTGCACTGACCTGGCCACCGAGCACATCCAGCCCATTCTCAACCAGCCCAACGTCTCCCAG TACTTCATCGGGGTCACGCTCCTCGCCATGGTCCCCGAGATCCCTGAGATCGTCAACGGGATACAGTTTGCACTTCATAACAACATCAGCCTCAG cTTGGAGGTGGGGAGTTGCATCGCCGTGCAGGTCTGCATGCTCCAGATTCCCATCCTGGTCTTGTTTAATACCTTCTAT GATGTGGGCTTCGTGCTCCTGTTCTCTGACCTCCATCTGTGGACCAGTATCTTCAGCGTGATTCTGGTCAACTACATCTTCATGGATGGCAAGTCAGACTATTTCCAAG GAACAGCTCTGGTGATCGTCTATCTCATCCTACTGGCTCTCTATTACTTTGCTCCATCTCCAGCAGGCTGCTGA
- the LOC133647038 gene encoding uncharacterized protein LOC133647038 isoform X3 gives MSHWSPQGLDTNNRRRRPLEQTQDAPGERHDDQAEDEDGHAHEYNTAESTHQCRTLYTAKCMSARTCPSHHARDDSWEEIQSIRTIRAENEVEANKLVNNYRFGFRKWKSHVTERPFKDRSEVVKELYSELNVVKPLTGPGDLITCGNVVYVVLFGWWVSLAYLLVGLLMFLTVIGAPYGKLCWKLSCYFLWPFGKLVHEMGNAFRRCCEQMPDCECTGEWVEDNSPVLLPSPAESPDPEASEQPAHSYYWCRFSTYVWLLLGYPPLVVIHSLVCLLSWVLVFTIPVAKMNARTLGIILLLPPEEVSVCTSSQRKHQGYKGRTLLCCYHAANWYYYKYTVDGINVFAVNLLPLVIFALIIGYIDRENRYASSQVKFAVALGSIIPLSYYIGMGIASISAQSNFAVGAVVNATFGSITELTFYITALVRGHRKANPCLQEVVKAALTGTLLGCILFIPGICMIIGGLRHREQRFNSRCTGVSSALLFISVGGVFAPTLFSKAYGNLVCEACTSGSNSSGPLVCHNCHYDVSNGTLFHNHVEPLVYSVSVLLPVAYIIGLIFTLKTHSHIYDIHVPGQGSGHDGAVVHWSRWRSLLILIMATALTSACTDLATEHIQPILNQPNVSQYFIGVTLLAMVPEIPEIVNGIQFALHNNISLSLEVGSCIAVQVCMLQIPILVLFNTFYDVGFVLLFSDLHLWTSIFSVILVNYIFMDGKSDYFQGTALVIVYLILLALYYFAPSPAGC, from the exons ACGCTCCAGGAGAGCGACATGACGACCAGGCGGAGGACGAGGATGGACACGCCCACGAGTACAACACAGCAGAGTCCACACACCAGTGTCGCACCCTGTACACCGCCAAATGTATGTCTGCACGTACCT GTCCAAGCCACCACGCTCGTGACGACAGCTGGGAGGAGATCCAAAGCATAAGAACCATCAGAGCGGAGAACGAAGTGGAAGCCAACAAGCTGGTCAACAACTACAGG TTTGGCTTCAGAAAATGGAAGAGCCACGTGACGGAGCGTCCTTTTAAAGACCGGTCAGAGGTCGTGAAGGAGCTTTACTCGGAGCTAAACGTGGTCAAGCCTCTCACTGGTCCAG GTGATCTCATCACTTGTGGAAATGTAGTGTATGTTGTTCTTTTTGGTTGGTGGGTGTCCCTGGCGTACCTCCTGGTGGGCCTACTCATGTTCCTCACCGTCatcggtgcaccctatg GAAAGCTGTGCTGGAAGTTGTCCTGCTACTTTCTATGGCCGTTTGGCAAGCTGGTTCACGAG ATGGGAAATGCCTTCCGGAGATGTTGTGAGCAAATGCCTGACTGTGAGTGCACCGGGGAGTGGGTGGAGGACAACTCGCCGGTTCTGCTGCCTTCACCGGCGGAGAGTCCAGATCCGGAGGCCTCGGAGCAACCAGCGCACTCGTACTACTGG TGCCGGTTCTCCACGTATGTGTGGCTGCTGCTGGGATACCCTCCTCTGGTGGTCATCCATTCACTGGTCTGCCTCTTGTCCTGGGTTCTGGTCTTCACCATCCCTGTAGCCAAGATGAACGCACGCACTCTGGGCATCATCCTGCTCTTGCCTCCTGAGGAAGTGTCTGTGTGCACCAGCTCACAGCGGAAG CATCAAGGCTACAAGGGCAGGACACTGCTGTGCTGTTACCATGCAGCAAACTGGTACTACTACAAGTATACTGTGGATGGCATCAATGTATTTGCTGTCA ATCTCCTCCCTCTTGTGATATTCGCCCTGATAATCGGCTACATTGACAGGGAAAACCGGTACGCCAGCTCCCAGGTGAAGTTCGCCGTAGCGCTAGGTTCCATCATACCGCTGTCGTACTACATCGGCATGGGCATCGCCAG CATCTCGGCCCAGAGTAACTTTGCCGTGGGCGCAGTCGTCAACGCCACGTTTGGCTCCATCACCGAGTTGACCTTTTACATCACGGCTCTCGTCAGGGGTCACCGCAAAGCCAACCCGTGCCTGCAGGAGGTGGTGAAGGCGGCGCTGACTGGCACGTTGCTCGGGTGCATCCTCTTCATCCCG GGCATCTGCATGATCATCGGAGGACTGAGGCATCGAGAGCAGCGGTTTAACAGTCGCTGCACAGGCGTGAGCTCCGCCCTGCTCTTCATCTCTGTAGGAG GCGTGTTCGCCCCCACGCTGTTCTCCAAGGCGTACGGCAACCTGGTGTGTGAGGCGTGCACGTCCGGGAGCAACAGCAGCGGCCCGCTGGTTTGCCACAACTGTCACTACGATGTG AGCAATGGCACGCTGTTCCACAACCATGTGGA GCCTCTGGTCTACTCCGTGTCGGTCCTCCTGCCCGTGGCCTACATCATCGGCCTCATCTTCACCCTGAAGACACACTCCCACATTTATGACATCCATGTACCGGGACAAG GTAGCGGCCATGACGGCGCGGTGGTCCACTGGTCCCGCTGGAGGTCCCTGCTCATCCTCATCATGGCCACCGCGCTCACGTCCGCCTGCACTGACCTGGCCACCGAGCACATCCAGCCCATTCTCAACCAGCCCAACGTCTCCCAG TACTTCATCGGGGTCACGCTCCTCGCCATGGTCCCCGAGATCCCTGAGATCGTCAACGGGATACAGTTTGCACTTCATAACAACATCAGCCTCAG cTTGGAGGTGGGGAGTTGCATCGCCGTGCAGGTCTGCATGCTCCAGATTCCCATCCTGGTCTTGTTTAATACCTTCTAT GATGTGGGCTTCGTGCTCCTGTTCTCTGACCTCCATCTGTGGACCAGTATCTTCAGCGTGATTCTGGTCAACTACATCTTCATGGATGGCAAGTCAGACTATTTCCAAG GAACAGCTCTGGTGATCGTCTATCTCATCCTACTGGCTCTCTATTACTTTGCTCCATCTCCAGCAGGCTGCTGA
- the LOC133647038 gene encoding uncharacterized protein LOC133647038 isoform X2: MNQPPSLSRDPQLDVCLPSCESHGLRLKQCGWHWGPGGSNVLPKDTTAVTRMGEAGIEPGTLKLHQPSPEEKKDAPGERHDDQAEDEDGHAHEYNTAESTHQCRTLYTAKCPSHHARDDSWEEIQSIRTIRAENEVEANKLVNNYRFGFRKWKSHVTERPFKDRSEVVKELYSELNVVKPLTGPGDLITCGNVVYVVLFGWWVSLAYLLVGLLMFLTVIGAPYGKLCWKLSCYFLWPFGKLVHEMGNAFRRCCEQMPDCECTGEWVEDNSPVLLPSPAESPDPEASEQPAHSYYWCRFSTYVWLLLGYPPLVVIHSLVCLLSWVLVFTIPVAKMNARTLGIILLLPPEEVSVCTSSQRKHQGYKGRTLLCCYHAANWYYYKYTVDGINVFAVNLLPLVIFALIIGYIDRENRYASSQVKFAVALGSIIPLSYYIGMGIASISAQSNFAVGAVVNATFGSITELTFYITALVRGHRKANPCLQEVVKAALTGTLLGCILFIPGICMIIGGLRHREQRFNSRCTGVSSALLFISVGGVFAPTLFSKAYGNLVCEACTSGSNSSGPLVCHNCHYDVSNGTLFHNHVEPLVYSVSVLLPVAYIIGLIFTLKTHSHIYDIHVPGQGSGHDGAVVHWSRWRSLLILIMATALTSACTDLATEHIQPILNQPNVSQYFIGVTLLAMVPEIPEIVNGIQFALHNNISLSLEVGSCIAVQVCMLQIPILVLFNTFYDVGFVLLFSDLHLWTSIFSVILVNYIFMDGKSDYFQGTALVIVYLILLALYYFAPSPAGC; this comes from the exons ACGCTCCAGGAGAGCGACATGACGACCAGGCGGAGGACGAGGATGGACACGCCCACGAGTACAACACAGCAGAGTCCACACACCAGTGTCGCACCCTGTACACCGCCAAAT GTCCAAGCCACCACGCTCGTGACGACAGCTGGGAGGAGATCCAAAGCATAAGAACCATCAGAGCGGAGAACGAAGTGGAAGCCAACAAGCTGGTCAACAACTACAGG TTTGGCTTCAGAAAATGGAAGAGCCACGTGACGGAGCGTCCTTTTAAAGACCGGTCAGAGGTCGTGAAGGAGCTTTACTCGGAGCTAAACGTGGTCAAGCCTCTCACTGGTCCAG GTGATCTCATCACTTGTGGAAATGTAGTGTATGTTGTTCTTTTTGGTTGGTGGGTGTCCCTGGCGTACCTCCTGGTGGGCCTACTCATGTTCCTCACCGTCatcggtgcaccctatg GAAAGCTGTGCTGGAAGTTGTCCTGCTACTTTCTATGGCCGTTTGGCAAGCTGGTTCACGAG ATGGGAAATGCCTTCCGGAGATGTTGTGAGCAAATGCCTGACTGTGAGTGCACCGGGGAGTGGGTGGAGGACAACTCGCCGGTTCTGCTGCCTTCACCGGCGGAGAGTCCAGATCCGGAGGCCTCGGAGCAACCAGCGCACTCGTACTACTGG TGCCGGTTCTCCACGTATGTGTGGCTGCTGCTGGGATACCCTCCTCTGGTGGTCATCCATTCACTGGTCTGCCTCTTGTCCTGGGTTCTGGTCTTCACCATCCCTGTAGCCAAGATGAACGCACGCACTCTGGGCATCATCCTGCTCTTGCCTCCTGAGGAAGTGTCTGTGTGCACCAGCTCACAGCGGAAG CATCAAGGCTACAAGGGCAGGACACTGCTGTGCTGTTACCATGCAGCAAACTGGTACTACTACAAGTATACTGTGGATGGCATCAATGTATTTGCTGTCA ATCTCCTCCCTCTTGTGATATTCGCCCTGATAATCGGCTACATTGACAGGGAAAACCGGTACGCCAGCTCCCAGGTGAAGTTCGCCGTAGCGCTAGGTTCCATCATACCGCTGTCGTACTACATCGGCATGGGCATCGCCAG CATCTCGGCCCAGAGTAACTTTGCCGTGGGCGCAGTCGTCAACGCCACGTTTGGCTCCATCACCGAGTTGACCTTTTACATCACGGCTCTCGTCAGGGGTCACCGCAAAGCCAACCCGTGCCTGCAGGAGGTGGTGAAGGCGGCGCTGACTGGCACGTTGCTCGGGTGCATCCTCTTCATCCCG GGCATCTGCATGATCATCGGAGGACTGAGGCATCGAGAGCAGCGGTTTAACAGTCGCTGCACAGGCGTGAGCTCCGCCCTGCTCTTCATCTCTGTAGGAG GCGTGTTCGCCCCCACGCTGTTCTCCAAGGCGTACGGCAACCTGGTGTGTGAGGCGTGCACGTCCGGGAGCAACAGCAGCGGCCCGCTGGTTTGCCACAACTGTCACTACGATGTG AGCAATGGCACGCTGTTCCACAACCATGTGGA GCCTCTGGTCTACTCCGTGTCGGTCCTCCTGCCCGTGGCCTACATCATCGGCCTCATCTTCACCCTGAAGACACACTCCCACATTTATGACATCCATGTACCGGGACAAG GTAGCGGCCATGACGGCGCGGTGGTCCACTGGTCCCGCTGGAGGTCCCTGCTCATCCTCATCATGGCCACCGCGCTCACGTCCGCCTGCACTGACCTGGCCACCGAGCACATCCAGCCCATTCTCAACCAGCCCAACGTCTCCCAG TACTTCATCGGGGTCACGCTCCTCGCCATGGTCCCCGAGATCCCTGAGATCGTCAACGGGATACAGTTTGCACTTCATAACAACATCAGCCTCAG cTTGGAGGTGGGGAGTTGCATCGCCGTGCAGGTCTGCATGCTCCAGATTCCCATCCTGGTCTTGTTTAATACCTTCTAT GATGTGGGCTTCGTGCTCCTGTTCTCTGACCTCCATCTGTGGACCAGTATCTTCAGCGTGATTCTGGTCAACTACATCTTCATGGATGGCAAGTCAGACTATTTCCAAG GAACAGCTCTGGTGATCGTCTATCTCATCCTACTGGCTCTCTATTACTTTGCTCCATCTCCAGCAGGCTGCTGA
- the LOC133647038 gene encoding uncharacterized protein LOC133647038 isoform X4 — translation MSHWSPQGLDTNNRRRRPLEQTQDAPGERHDDQAEDEDGHAHEYNTAESTHQCRTLYTAKCPSHHARDDSWEEIQSIRTIRAENEVEANKLVNNYRFGFRKWKSHVTERPFKDRSEVVKELYSELNVVKPLTGPGDLITCGNVVYVVLFGWWVSLAYLLVGLLMFLTVIGAPYGKLCWKLSCYFLWPFGKLVHEMGNAFRRCCEQMPDCECTGEWVEDNSPVLLPSPAESPDPEASEQPAHSYYWCRFSTYVWLLLGYPPLVVIHSLVCLLSWVLVFTIPVAKMNARTLGIILLLPPEEVSVCTSSQRKHQGYKGRTLLCCYHAANWYYYKYTVDGINVFAVNLLPLVIFALIIGYIDRENRYASSQVKFAVALGSIIPLSYYIGMGIASISAQSNFAVGAVVNATFGSITELTFYITALVRGHRKANPCLQEVVKAALTGTLLGCILFIPGICMIIGGLRHREQRFNSRCTGVSSALLFISVGGVFAPTLFSKAYGNLVCEACTSGSNSSGPLVCHNCHYDVSNGTLFHNHVEPLVYSVSVLLPVAYIIGLIFTLKTHSHIYDIHVPGQGSGHDGAVVHWSRWRSLLILIMATALTSACTDLATEHIQPILNQPNVSQYFIGVTLLAMVPEIPEIVNGIQFALHNNISLSLEVGSCIAVQVCMLQIPILVLFNTFYDVGFVLLFSDLHLWTSIFSVILVNYIFMDGKSDYFQGTALVIVYLILLALYYFAPSPAGC, via the exons ACGCTCCAGGAGAGCGACATGACGACCAGGCGGAGGACGAGGATGGACACGCCCACGAGTACAACACAGCAGAGTCCACACACCAGTGTCGCACCCTGTACACCGCCAAAT GTCCAAGCCACCACGCTCGTGACGACAGCTGGGAGGAGATCCAAAGCATAAGAACCATCAGAGCGGAGAACGAAGTGGAAGCCAACAAGCTGGTCAACAACTACAGG TTTGGCTTCAGAAAATGGAAGAGCCACGTGACGGAGCGTCCTTTTAAAGACCGGTCAGAGGTCGTGAAGGAGCTTTACTCGGAGCTAAACGTGGTCAAGCCTCTCACTGGTCCAG GTGATCTCATCACTTGTGGAAATGTAGTGTATGTTGTTCTTTTTGGTTGGTGGGTGTCCCTGGCGTACCTCCTGGTGGGCCTACTCATGTTCCTCACCGTCatcggtgcaccctatg GAAAGCTGTGCTGGAAGTTGTCCTGCTACTTTCTATGGCCGTTTGGCAAGCTGGTTCACGAG ATGGGAAATGCCTTCCGGAGATGTTGTGAGCAAATGCCTGACTGTGAGTGCACCGGGGAGTGGGTGGAGGACAACTCGCCGGTTCTGCTGCCTTCACCGGCGGAGAGTCCAGATCCGGAGGCCTCGGAGCAACCAGCGCACTCGTACTACTGG TGCCGGTTCTCCACGTATGTGTGGCTGCTGCTGGGATACCCTCCTCTGGTGGTCATCCATTCACTGGTCTGCCTCTTGTCCTGGGTTCTGGTCTTCACCATCCCTGTAGCCAAGATGAACGCACGCACTCTGGGCATCATCCTGCTCTTGCCTCCTGAGGAAGTGTCTGTGTGCACCAGCTCACAGCGGAAG CATCAAGGCTACAAGGGCAGGACACTGCTGTGCTGTTACCATGCAGCAAACTGGTACTACTACAAGTATACTGTGGATGGCATCAATGTATTTGCTGTCA ATCTCCTCCCTCTTGTGATATTCGCCCTGATAATCGGCTACATTGACAGGGAAAACCGGTACGCCAGCTCCCAGGTGAAGTTCGCCGTAGCGCTAGGTTCCATCATACCGCTGTCGTACTACATCGGCATGGGCATCGCCAG CATCTCGGCCCAGAGTAACTTTGCCGTGGGCGCAGTCGTCAACGCCACGTTTGGCTCCATCACCGAGTTGACCTTTTACATCACGGCTCTCGTCAGGGGTCACCGCAAAGCCAACCCGTGCCTGCAGGAGGTGGTGAAGGCGGCGCTGACTGGCACGTTGCTCGGGTGCATCCTCTTCATCCCG GGCATCTGCATGATCATCGGAGGACTGAGGCATCGAGAGCAGCGGTTTAACAGTCGCTGCACAGGCGTGAGCTCCGCCCTGCTCTTCATCTCTGTAGGAG GCGTGTTCGCCCCCACGCTGTTCTCCAAGGCGTACGGCAACCTGGTGTGTGAGGCGTGCACGTCCGGGAGCAACAGCAGCGGCCCGCTGGTTTGCCACAACTGTCACTACGATGTG AGCAATGGCACGCTGTTCCACAACCATGTGGA GCCTCTGGTCTACTCCGTGTCGGTCCTCCTGCCCGTGGCCTACATCATCGGCCTCATCTTCACCCTGAAGACACACTCCCACATTTATGACATCCATGTACCGGGACAAG GTAGCGGCCATGACGGCGCGGTGGTCCACTGGTCCCGCTGGAGGTCCCTGCTCATCCTCATCATGGCCACCGCGCTCACGTCCGCCTGCACTGACCTGGCCACCGAGCACATCCAGCCCATTCTCAACCAGCCCAACGTCTCCCAG TACTTCATCGGGGTCACGCTCCTCGCCATGGTCCCCGAGATCCCTGAGATCGTCAACGGGATACAGTTTGCACTTCATAACAACATCAGCCTCAG cTTGGAGGTGGGGAGTTGCATCGCCGTGCAGGTCTGCATGCTCCAGATTCCCATCCTGGTCTTGTTTAATACCTTCTAT GATGTGGGCTTCGTGCTCCTGTTCTCTGACCTCCATCTGTGGACCAGTATCTTCAGCGTGATTCTGGTCAACTACATCTTCATGGATGGCAAGTCAGACTATTTCCAAG GAACAGCTCTGGTGATCGTCTATCTCATCCTACTGGCTCTCTATTACTTTGCTCCATCTCCAGCAGGCTGCTGA